One genomic window of Scylla paramamosain isolate STU-SP2022 chromosome 20, ASM3559412v1, whole genome shotgun sequence includes the following:
- the LOC135110417 gene encoding glycine--tRNA ligase-like isoform X2, whose product MVTARTARSLFSVCVASRPWSVWTSVCVGARWWEARGRQLYGAGAVWDSRKQASAGWGSRHQSTSAGWGSKKHAAKRKIQLQTAELMMDAEMEQQLAPLRASCKEQGDLVRKLKAEGAPEVDIKKEVQELKARKKELEDMILKLSPADTFDRAKMNDLIKRRFFYDNSFAIYGGITGQYDYGPMGCDLVDNLLAEWHKHFVIQERMLKVNCSILTPEPVLKASGHVDKFADYMVKDVKTGECFRLDHLIKQHFEKVMADKKTSAEEKEALSLTVARLDGMTMEEMNDLMRKHDMKSPLTGNNLTDATEFNLMFPISIGPSGNLKGFLRPETAQGIFVNFKRLLEYNQGKLPFACAQVGNAYRNEISPRSGLLRVREFTMAEIEHFCDPDDKNHPKFAQVADTEMVLYSGCAQMDGESAKRMTIGEAVHGGMVANETLGYYMARIQQYLLRIGINPKKLRFRQHLSNEMAHYACDCWDAECLTSYGWIECVGCADRSAYDLQQHTKGSGVRMCVERPLKEAVMVDSLAAQPDKGIIGKTFKKDAKAVQEALTALTIEQAEQMDKALTEQGEYELSGFKMTRAMVPSFKREQKKVFVEEIVPSVIEPSFGVGRVFYSLLEHSFRVREDDDKRTFFSLATVVAPIKVSVLPLSNKQEFVPFTTQLADALTDLNLSVKIDDSTGSIGRRYARTDEIGIPLGITVDFDTVNKVPHTVTVRERDSTQQVRMPIEEVPLTIKNLADGKTQWKDVTDKWPIFTSQETTK is encoded by the exons ATGGTTACGGCACGCACAGCAAGGAGtctgtttagtgtgtgtgttgcttcgaGGCCCTGGAGTGTCTGGACgtctgtgtgtgtaggagcGAGGTGGTGGGAGGCGAGAGGTCGGCAGCTGTACGGTGCAGGAGCAGTCTGGGATAGCAGGAAGCAGGCTAGTGCAGGCTGGGGCAGCAGGCATCAGTCAACAAGTGCAGGTTGGGGCAGCAAGAAACACGCCGCCAAACGGAAGATACAGTTGCAGACTGCTGAGCTGATGATGGACGCGGAGATGGAGCAGCAGCTGGCGCCGCTGAGGGCCAGCTGCAAGGAACAG GGTGACCTTGTCCGCAAACTGAAGGCCGAGGGAGCACCAGAAGTGGATATTAAGAAGGAGGTTCAGGAGCTAAAGGCCCGCAAAAAG GAACTGGAAGACATGATCCTGAAACTGAGTCCTGCCGATACCTTTGACCGTGCCAAGATGAACGACCTGATCAAGCGGCGCTTCTTTTATGACAACTCTTTTGCCATATATGGAGGCATTACAG GTCAGTATGACTATGGTCCAATGGGATGTGACTTGGTGGACAACCTCCTAGCTGAGTGGCACAAACATTTTGTAATCCAGGAACGCATGCTGAAGGTTAACTGCTCCATCCTGACGCCTGAGCCGGTCTTGAAGGCCTCTGGTCACGTAGACAAGTTTGCAGACTATATGGTTAAA GATGTCAAAACTGGGGAGTGTTTCCGGCTTGACCACCTTATAAAGCAACACTTTGAGAAGGTGATGGCAGACAAGAAGACATCCGCCGAAGAGAAGGAGGCATTGTCCCTCACGGTGGCTCGCCTTGATGGGATGACCATG GAGGAGATGAATGACTTGATGAGGAAGCATGACATGAAGTCTCCACTGACAGGCAACAATCTCACTGACGCTACAGAGTTCAACCTCATGTTCCCCATCTCCATTGGTCCCTCAG GTAATTTAAAGGGTTTCCTGAGACCTGAGACTGCCCAAGGCATCTTTGTCAATTTCAAGAGGCTGCTAGAGTACAACCAAGGCAAGCTGCCCTTTGCCTGTGCCCAG GTGGGCAATGCTTACCGCAATGAAATCTCGCCACGCTCTGGGCTGCTGAGGGTGCGGGAGTTCACCATGGCTGAAATTGAGCACTTCTGTGATCCCGATGACAAGAACCATCCAAAGTTTGCCCAG GTGGCAGACACAGAAATGGTACTGTACTCAGGTTGTGCCCAGATGGATGGAGAGTCAGCCAAACGAATGACCATTGGGGAAGCTGTACATGGG GGCATGGTGGCCAATGAGACTCTTGGGTATTACATGGCACGCATCCAGCAGTACCTCCTCAGGATTGGCATTAACCCCAAGAAGTTGAGATTCCGCCAGCACCTGAGTAATGAGATGGCCCATTATGCCTGTGATTGCTGGGATGCTGAGTGTCTCACCTCTTATGGCTGGATAGAGTGTGTAGGCTGTGCTGATCGCAGTGCTTATGATCTCCAGCAGCACACCAAGGGCTCAG GTGTCCGAATGTGTGTGGAGAGGCCTCTGAAGGAAGCAGTGATGGTAGACAGCCTGGCAGCACAACCAGACAAGGGGATCATTGGCAAGACCTTCAAAAAGGATGCCAAGGCTGTACAGGAGGCCTTAACTGCCCTCACCATAGAGCAGGCTGAACAGATGGACAAGGCTCTCACAGAACAAGG GGAATACGAGCTGAGTGGTTTCAAAATGACACGAGCAATGGTGCCAAGCTTCAAGAGAGAGCAGAAGAAAGTTTTTGTGGAGGAAATTGTCCCAAGTGTGATTGAGCCGTCCTTTGGTGTCGGTCGAGTGTTCTACTCCCTACTGGAACATTCCTTCAG AGTGCGTGAAGATGACGATAAGCGcactttcttctcccttgcAACTGTTGTAGCGCCCATCAAGGTGTCCGTTTTGCCGCTGTCTAACAAGCAGGAGTTTGTGCCATTCACCACACAGCTGG CTGATGCATTGACGGATCTGAACCTATCTGTGAAAATTGACGACTCTACTGGATCCATTGGCCGGCGGTACGCTCGAACAGACGAAATTGGTATACCCTTAGGTATCACAGTGGACTTTGATACTGTGAACAAGGTGCCACACACTGTCACAGTCAGGGAAAGGGACTCCACACAGCAAGTCCGCATGCCG ATCGAGGAAGTACCACTCACAATCAAGAATCTTGCTGATGGCAAGACACAGTGGAAGGATGTGACAGACAAGTGGCCTATTTTTACCTCCCAAGAGACAACCAAATAG
- the LOC135110421 gene encoding uncharacterized protein LOC135110421 — protein sequence MASVSDGDETLVKEDSEGSPVQPFPQLLPVKGLSQALTAPTLPRAEGETVCWILPEKDGEKGQVSSSSSSNTEVCKGCQKQRSAQGRGAKRAIEPPLLEYSFANLYLSPGKKKPLLRRSKLAALGVQYSSEVRGGQSIGIIMEQVTSPKDVCISNTSTVEVGVDKCSSPKVHSGSSLLSSKKTEPVAAVELHVPKARVFELVNKSTDTEDFASVCQSNQSQVESRYNVSKKLEFSPHGCRHRGQPKSRRALYKRRCRRRLAEVELPDLKSLSITEAGAARSCSQQARSLDYEDVTMDELAAYLDNFLYLPKKMSHMAEMMYT from the coding sequence ATGGCGAgtgtgagtgatggtgatgaaaccCTGGTGAAGGAGGACAGTGAGGGCAGCCCAGTTCAGCCATTCCCACAGTTGCTGCCAGTCAAGGGGCTAAGCCAGGCCCTGACAGCCCCCACCCTCCCCAGAGCTGAGGGTGAAACTGTGTGCTGGATTCTCCCTGAAAAGGATGGTGAGAAGGGCCaagtaagcagcagcagcagcagcaacacagaGGTGTGCAAGGGTTGCCAGAAGCAGCGCAGTGCACAAGGGCGGGGAGCCAAGAGAGCAATAGAACCGCCCTTACTGGAGTACTCCTTTGCTAACCTGTACCTCTCCCCTGGCAAGAAGAAGCCACTGTTGCGACGGAGCAAGCTGGCAGCTCTCGGTGTGCAGTACAGTAGTGAGGTGCGTGGTGGACAGAGCATAGGGATTATAATGGAGCAGGTCACTTCACCCAAAGATGTGTGCATTAGTAACACATCCACAGTGGAAGTTGGGGTGGACAAGTGTTCGAGCCCAAAGGTTCACAGTGGCAGCTCACTGCTTAGTTCCAAAAAGACTGAGCCAGTGGCAGCAGTAGAACTTCATGTTCCTAAGGCAAGAGTGTTTGAGTTAGTCAATAAATCAACAGATACTGAAGACTTTGCCAGTGTGTGCCAGAGTAACCAGAGTCAGGTAGAGAGTAGATATAATGTAAGTAAGAAGCTAGAGTTTTCACCACATGGATGCAGACACCGAGGGCAACCCAAGTCACGGCGTGCCCTCTACAAGAGGCGGTGTCGCAGGCGGCTGGCAGAAGTGGAACTGCCAGACCTGAAGAGTCTCTCCATCACAGAAGCAGGTGCAGCACGCTCATGCTCCCAGCAGGCACGCAGCCTGGACTATGAAGATGTCACCATGGATGAACTGGCTGCCTACTTGGACAACTTCCTGTACTTGCCCAAGAAGATGTCCCACATGGCAGAGATGATGTATACCTGA
- the LOC135110417 gene encoding glycine--tRNA ligase-like isoform X1, whose translation MVTARTARSLFSVCVASRPWSVWTSVCVGARWWEARGRQLYGAGAVWDSRKQASAGWGSRHQSTSAGWGSKKHAAKRKIQLQTAELMMDAEMEQQLAPLRASCKEQGDLVRKLKAEGAPEVDIKKEVQELKARKKELEDMILKLSPADTFDRAKMNDLIKRRFFYDNSFAIYGGITGQYDYGPMGCDLVDNLLAEWHKHFVIQERMLKVNCSILTPEPVLKASGHVDKFADYMVKDVKTGECFRLDHLIKQHFEKVMADKKTSAEEKEALSLTVARLDGMTMEEMNDLMRKHDMKSPLTGNNLTDATEFNLMFPISIGPSGNLKGFLRPETAQGIFVNFKRLLEYNQGKLPFACAQVGNAYRNEISPRSGLLRVREFTMAEIEHFCDPDDKNHPKFAQVADTEMVLYSGCAQMDGESAKRMTIGEAVHGSGLSSLGLLSTPAEVGALDRYLKERSYILEHSPSQADLVVWEALRQPPPSDLFHASRWYRHLSSFSERERLSLPGEKLMLEELTGGRQKGMVANETLGYYMARIQQYLLRIGINPKKLRFRQHLSNEMAHYACDCWDAECLTSYGWIECVGCADRSAYDLQQHTKGSGVRMCVERPLKEAVMVDSLAAQPDKGIIGKTFKKDAKAVQEALTALTIEQAEQMDKALTEQGEYELSGFKMTRAMVPSFKREQKKVFVEEIVPSVIEPSFGVGRVFYSLLEHSFRVREDDDKRTFFSLATVVAPIKVSVLPLSNKQEFVPFTTQLADALTDLNLSVKIDDSTGSIGRRYARTDEIGIPLGITVDFDTVNKVPHTVTVRERDSTQQVRMPIEEVPLTIKNLADGKTQWKDVTDKWPIFTSQETTK comes from the exons ATGGTTACGGCACGCACAGCAAGGAGtctgtttagtgtgtgtgttgcttcgaGGCCCTGGAGTGTCTGGACgtctgtgtgtgtaggagcGAGGTGGTGGGAGGCGAGAGGTCGGCAGCTGTACGGTGCAGGAGCAGTCTGGGATAGCAGGAAGCAGGCTAGTGCAGGCTGGGGCAGCAGGCATCAGTCAACAAGTGCAGGTTGGGGCAGCAAGAAACACGCCGCCAAACGGAAGATACAGTTGCAGACTGCTGAGCTGATGATGGACGCGGAGATGGAGCAGCAGCTGGCGCCGCTGAGGGCCAGCTGCAAGGAACAG GGTGACCTTGTCCGCAAACTGAAGGCCGAGGGAGCACCAGAAGTGGATATTAAGAAGGAGGTTCAGGAGCTAAAGGCCCGCAAAAAG GAACTGGAAGACATGATCCTGAAACTGAGTCCTGCCGATACCTTTGACCGTGCCAAGATGAACGACCTGATCAAGCGGCGCTTCTTTTATGACAACTCTTTTGCCATATATGGAGGCATTACAG GTCAGTATGACTATGGTCCAATGGGATGTGACTTGGTGGACAACCTCCTAGCTGAGTGGCACAAACATTTTGTAATCCAGGAACGCATGCTGAAGGTTAACTGCTCCATCCTGACGCCTGAGCCGGTCTTGAAGGCCTCTGGTCACGTAGACAAGTTTGCAGACTATATGGTTAAA GATGTCAAAACTGGGGAGTGTTTCCGGCTTGACCACCTTATAAAGCAACACTTTGAGAAGGTGATGGCAGACAAGAAGACATCCGCCGAAGAGAAGGAGGCATTGTCCCTCACGGTGGCTCGCCTTGATGGGATGACCATG GAGGAGATGAATGACTTGATGAGGAAGCATGACATGAAGTCTCCACTGACAGGCAACAATCTCACTGACGCTACAGAGTTCAACCTCATGTTCCCCATCTCCATTGGTCCCTCAG GTAATTTAAAGGGTTTCCTGAGACCTGAGACTGCCCAAGGCATCTTTGTCAATTTCAAGAGGCTGCTAGAGTACAACCAAGGCAAGCTGCCCTTTGCCTGTGCCCAG GTGGGCAATGCTTACCGCAATGAAATCTCGCCACGCTCTGGGCTGCTGAGGGTGCGGGAGTTCACCATGGCTGAAATTGAGCACTTCTGTGATCCCGATGACAAGAACCATCCAAAGTTTGCCCAG GTGGCAGACACAGAAATGGTACTGTACTCAGGTTGTGCCCAGATGGATGGAGAGTCAGCCAAACGAATGACCATTGGGGAAGCTGTACATGGG TCTGGGTTGAGCTCCTTGGGGCTACTCTCCACCCCAGCAGAGGTTGGTGCCCTGGATCGCTACCTGAAGGAGCGGAGCTACATCCTGGAGCACAGCCCCTCCCAGGCAGACTTGGTGGTCTGGGAAGCCCTGAGGCAGCCCCCTCCCTCAGACTTGTTCCATGCTTCACGCTGGTACCGACACTTGTCCAGctttagtgagagagaaaggctgagtCTCCCTGGGGAAAAGCTGATGCTGGAGGAGCTGACAGGCGGGAGACAAAAG GGCATGGTGGCCAATGAGACTCTTGGGTATTACATGGCACGCATCCAGCAGTACCTCCTCAGGATTGGCATTAACCCCAAGAAGTTGAGATTCCGCCAGCACCTGAGTAATGAGATGGCCCATTATGCCTGTGATTGCTGGGATGCTGAGTGTCTCACCTCTTATGGCTGGATAGAGTGTGTAGGCTGTGCTGATCGCAGTGCTTATGATCTCCAGCAGCACACCAAGGGCTCAG GTGTCCGAATGTGTGTGGAGAGGCCTCTGAAGGAAGCAGTGATGGTAGACAGCCTGGCAGCACAACCAGACAAGGGGATCATTGGCAAGACCTTCAAAAAGGATGCCAAGGCTGTACAGGAGGCCTTAACTGCCCTCACCATAGAGCAGGCTGAACAGATGGACAAGGCTCTCACAGAACAAGG GGAATACGAGCTGAGTGGTTTCAAAATGACACGAGCAATGGTGCCAAGCTTCAAGAGAGAGCAGAAGAAAGTTTTTGTGGAGGAAATTGTCCCAAGTGTGATTGAGCCGTCCTTTGGTGTCGGTCGAGTGTTCTACTCCCTACTGGAACATTCCTTCAG AGTGCGTGAAGATGACGATAAGCGcactttcttctcccttgcAACTGTTGTAGCGCCCATCAAGGTGTCCGTTTTGCCGCTGTCTAACAAGCAGGAGTTTGTGCCATTCACCACACAGCTGG CTGATGCATTGACGGATCTGAACCTATCTGTGAAAATTGACGACTCTACTGGATCCATTGGCCGGCGGTACGCTCGAACAGACGAAATTGGTATACCCTTAGGTATCACAGTGGACTTTGATACTGTGAACAAGGTGCCACACACTGTCACAGTCAGGGAAAGGGACTCCACACAGCAAGTCCGCATGCCG ATCGAGGAAGTACCACTCACAATCAAGAATCTTGCTGATGGCAAGACACAGTGGAAGGATGTGACAGACAAGTGGCCTATTTTTACCTCCCAAGAGACAACCAAATAG